Proteins found in one Synechococcus sp. LA31 genomic segment:
- a CDS encoding photosystem I assembly protein Ycf3, with protein MPRSQRNDNFIDKSFTVMADLILKVLPTNQRAKEAFAYYRDGMSAQADGEYAEALDNYAEALKLEDDPNDRAFIFYNMALVYASNGEHEKALAQYGEALDLNSKMPQALNNMAVIHHHLGSLAEENGDSDLADRHFDQAADLWTKAIRMAPNNYIEAQNWLKTSGRGSVDVYF; from the coding sequence GTGCCCCGCTCTCAGCGCAACGACAACTTCATCGACAAGAGCTTCACGGTGATGGCCGACCTGATCCTCAAGGTGCTGCCGACCAACCAGCGCGCCAAGGAAGCCTTCGCTTACTACCGCGATGGGATGAGCGCCCAGGCAGACGGTGAATACGCCGAAGCCCTCGACAACTACGCCGAAGCGCTGAAGCTGGAAGACGACCCCAACGACCGCGCTTTCATCTTCTACAACATGGCCCTGGTGTATGCCAGCAACGGCGAACACGAGAAGGCCCTGGCGCAATACGGCGAGGCCCTCGATCTCAACAGCAAGATGCCGCAGGCCCTCAACAACATGGCGGTGATCCATCACCATCTGGGCTCCTTGGCCGAAGAGAACGGCGACAGCGACCTGGCCGATCGCCACTTCGACCAGGCCGCAGATCTCTGGACCAAAGCGATCCGCATGGCCCCCAATAACTACATCGAAGCCCAGAACTGGCTGAAAACGAGCGGCCGCGGCAGCGTCGACGTGTATTTCTGA
- the rpaB gene encoding response regulator transcription factor RpaB, whose amino-acid sequence MTASTATTTTPSTAKETILVVDDEASIRRILETRLSMIGYQVVTACDGQEALEAFRQTNPDLVVLDVMMPKLDGYGVCQELRKESDVPIVMLTALGDVADRITGLELGADDYVVKPFSPKELEARIRCVLRRVEKESVAGIPNSGVIQVGELRIDTNKRQVYRGEERIRLTGMEFSLLELLVGRSGEPFSRGEILKEVWGYTPERHVDTRVVDVHISRLRSKLEDDPANPELILTARGTGYLFQRIVDAVAPEAL is encoded by the coding sequence ATGACGGCCTCAACCGCCACAACCACAACACCGTCCACGGCCAAGGAAACCATCCTGGTGGTCGACGACGAAGCGAGCATTCGCCGCATCCTCGAGACGCGGCTCTCGATGATCGGCTATCAGGTGGTCACCGCCTGCGATGGCCAGGAAGCGCTCGAAGCCTTCCGCCAGACCAACCCGGATCTGGTGGTTCTCGACGTGATGATGCCGAAGCTCGATGGCTACGGCGTGTGCCAGGAGCTACGCAAGGAATCGGATGTGCCGATCGTGATGCTCACCGCCCTTGGTGATGTGGCCGACCGCATCACCGGCCTGGAACTGGGCGCTGACGATTACGTGGTGAAGCCCTTCAGCCCGAAGGAACTAGAGGCGCGCATCCGCTGCGTGCTGCGCCGGGTGGAGAAAGAAAGCGTGGCTGGCATCCCCAATTCCGGGGTCATCCAGGTGGGCGAGCTGCGCATCGACACCAACAAACGCCAGGTGTATCGCGGTGAGGAGCGCATCCGGCTCACCGGCATGGAATTCAGCCTGCTGGAGCTGCTGGTGGGGCGGAGCGGGGAACCCTTCAGCCGCGGTGAGATCCTCAAGGAAGTGTGGGGTTACACCCCCGAGCGTCATGTGGATACCCGGGTGGTGGATGTCCATATCTCCCGGCTTCGCTCCAAACTGGAAGACGATCCGGCCAACCCCGAGCTGATCCTCACGGCCCGCGGCACCGGCTATCTGTTCCAACGCATCGTTGACGCCGTTGCCCCCGAAGCCCTCTGA
- a CDS encoding DNA polymerase III subunit delta', producing MAEELFTGLIGQGQATALLSAALERQRLAPAYLFCGPDGVGRSIAARRFLEGVIAGPSGSPSVRRRLEEGNHPDLLWVEPTYSDKGQLVPASQALAAGISRKAPPQLRLEQVRAVSQFLGRRPVEAGRCLVVIEAVEAMAEGAANALLKTLEEPGNGLLILLSAAPDRLLSTIRSRCQAIPFARLAPEPLQRVLAAQPSASQPDPPELLELAAGSPGAVLEHRQQWHALPEGLAQRCAALIGSTPLPVSPLAALSLARDLCDALEVEQQLWLLDWWQLHLWRQCCDPRQQQRLQTLRRQLRAYVQPRLAWEVALLDLSGAAGA from the coding sequence ATGGCTGAGGAGCTGTTTACTGGCCTGATCGGGCAGGGGCAGGCCACCGCCCTGCTATCGGCGGCGCTGGAGCGTCAGCGTCTTGCTCCGGCCTATCTGTTCTGCGGGCCCGATGGTGTGGGTCGCTCCATTGCTGCCAGGCGTTTTCTCGAAGGGGTAATCGCCGGACCTTCCGGGTCGCCCTCGGTGCGGCGGCGGCTCGAGGAGGGCAACCACCCCGATCTGCTCTGGGTGGAGCCCACCTACAGCGATAAGGGCCAGCTGGTGCCTGCATCCCAGGCGCTGGCGGCGGGCATCAGCCGCAAGGCTCCGCCCCAGCTGCGCTTGGAGCAGGTGCGGGCTGTGTCGCAGTTTCTGGGGCGCCGTCCTGTGGAGGCCGGCCGTTGCCTGGTGGTGATTGAGGCGGTGGAAGCTATGGCGGAAGGGGCTGCCAATGCCCTGCTCAAAACTCTCGAAGAACCCGGCAATGGCCTGTTGATTCTGCTCAGTGCCGCCCCGGATCGTTTACTCAGCACGATCCGCTCCCGTTGCCAGGCCATCCCTTTTGCCCGTCTGGCCCCTGAGCCGCTGCAGCGGGTATTGGCGGCGCAGCCCTCGGCTTCGCAGCCCGATCCCCCAGAGTTGCTCGAGCTGGCAGCGGGTTCACCGGGGGCGGTGCTGGAGCACCGCCAGCAGTGGCACGCCCTTCCGGAGGGGTTGGCTCAACGCTGCGCGGCGTTGATCGGGTCAACGCCGCTGCCGGTGAGTCCGCTGGCGGCGCTCAGCCTGGCCCGAGATCTCTGTGATGCTTTGGAGGTGGAACAGCAGCTCTGGCTGCTCGATTGGTGGCAGCTGCACCTGTGGCGCCAATGCTGCGACCCACGCCAACAACAACGGCTGCAAACGCTGAGACGCCAGCTGCGTGCCTACGTGCAGCCCCGCCTGGCTTGGGAGGTGGCGCTGCTTGATCTCAGTGGGGCTGCCGGCGCTTAA
- the tmk gene encoding dTMP kinase — protein MTERGRFFVLEGIDGCGKSTQVDHLRRWLPASGLMPAGAELLVTREPGGTALGSALRQLLLHPPGAAEPCSTAELLLYAADRAQHVQQLILPALEAGHWVLSDRFCGSTAAYQGYGRGHSLELIDQLSLIACRGLAPDLTVLLELPLQESLRRRGHRAADRIEASGEAFLARVCAGFSSLASQPRWQRLDASQSVGQVSAELQAAITTCCCS, from the coding sequence ATGACTGAGCGCGGCCGTTTTTTTGTGCTCGAGGGCATCGATGGCTGTGGCAAGAGCACCCAGGTCGACCACCTGCGCCGCTGGCTGCCGGCCAGCGGTCTGATGCCCGCGGGTGCTGAGCTGTTGGTGACCCGCGAGCCCGGTGGCACGGCATTGGGCTCAGCCCTGCGCCAGCTGCTGTTGCATCCGCCGGGGGCTGCTGAACCCTGCAGCACCGCTGAGCTGCTTCTGTACGCGGCCGATCGGGCTCAGCACGTGCAGCAACTGATCCTGCCGGCTCTGGAGGCCGGTCATTGGGTCCTGAGCGACCGCTTCTGCGGTTCCACGGCTGCGTATCAGGGCTATGGCCGCGGCCACTCCCTGGAGCTCATCGATCAGCTCAGCCTGATCGCTTGCCGTGGCCTGGCCCCTGATCTGACTGTGTTGCTGGAGCTGCCGTTGCAGGAATCCTTGCGGCGCCGGGGGCATCGGGCGGCCGATCGGATCGAGGCCAGCGGTGAAGCCTTCCTGGCCCGGGTGTGTGCGGGCTTCTCCTCCCTCGCGTCTCAGCCCCGCTGGCAACGGCTCGATGCCAGCCAATCGGTGGGGCAAGTGAGCGCTGAGCTTCAGGCTGCCATCACCACCTGTTGCTGCAGCTGA
- a CDS encoding ABC transporter ATP-binding protein, which yields MAEISSSLVVDQLGFAWPTGHSALNHCSFSIPSPGLWMLVGGNGSGKSTLLRLIAGLLTPSRGRLHCSLKPAVVFQNPDHQLLLPSCGSEIELALPEATPAELRLARVEHALSQVGLAGFRQRPIHSLSGGQKQRLAIAGALASEAQLLLLDEPTALLDEQSQGEVLQLIRNLCDRKEHPITALWITHRLEELRWCNGAALMERGSVGPWRSGETMERQLRPLAGGKG from the coding sequence ATGGCTGAGATCAGCTCCAGCCTGGTGGTGGACCAGCTGGGTTTTGCCTGGCCCACCGGCCACAGCGCCCTCAATCACTGCAGCTTCTCCATCCCCAGCCCGGGGCTGTGGATGCTGGTAGGGGGCAATGGCAGCGGCAAAAGCACGCTGCTGCGCCTGATCGCTGGGCTGCTCACCCCCAGCCGCGGCCGCCTGCACTGCTCCCTGAAGCCGGCGGTGGTATTCCAGAACCCCGATCACCAGCTGCTACTTCCCAGTTGCGGCAGCGAGATCGAGCTGGCCTTACCTGAAGCCACACCCGCTGAGCTGCGCCTAGCCCGGGTGGAGCACGCCCTCAGCCAGGTAGGCCTGGCCGGCTTCCGCCAACGGCCCATCCATAGCCTCAGTGGGGGCCAGAAACAACGCCTGGCCATTGCCGGGGCCCTGGCCAGCGAAGCCCAACTACTCCTGCTCGACGAGCCCACAGCTCTGCTGGACGAACAAAGCCAGGGGGAGGTACTGCAGCTGATCCGCAACTTGTGCGACAGGAAGGAGCACCCGATCACCGCGCTCTGGATTACCCATCGCCTGGAGGAACTGCGTTGGTGCAACGGCGCCGCGCTGATGGAACGGGGCAGCGTGGGCCCCTGGCGCAGCGGCGAAACGATGGAGCGGCAGCTCCGCCCCCTTGCCGGGGGGAAGGGCTGA
- a CDS encoding response regulator transcription factor, translated as MKPCILLIEDDGDMRELVAGHLEHSGFDVQRAEDGIKGQALALQYTPDLILLDLMLPKVDGLTLCQRLRRDERTTGIPILMLTALGSTKDKVSGFNSGADDYLAKPFDLEELLVRIKALLRRSDRAPLSTKHNEILNYGALTLVPERFEAIWFDEPVRLTHLEFELLHCLLQRHGQTVAPSLILKEVWGYEPDDDIETIRVHIRHLRTKLEPDPRKPRFIKTVYGAGYCLELPSGAHEAELAQLVHTARENRRTAA; from the coding sequence ATGAAGCCCTGCATCTTGCTGATCGAAGACGACGGCGACATGCGCGAGCTGGTGGCCGGCCACCTGGAGCACAGCGGGTTCGACGTGCAACGCGCTGAAGACGGCATCAAGGGTCAGGCACTGGCACTGCAATACACCCCCGACCTGATCCTGCTGGATCTGATGCTCCCCAAGGTGGATGGGCTCACTCTCTGCCAGCGCCTGCGCCGCGACGAGCGCACCACTGGCATCCCGATCTTGATGCTCACAGCCCTTGGGAGCACCAAAGACAAGGTGAGCGGCTTCAACTCCGGCGCCGACGACTACCTAGCCAAACCCTTCGATCTCGAAGAGTTGTTGGTACGGATCAAAGCCTTGCTGCGCCGCAGCGATCGCGCTCCCCTCTCCACCAAGCACAACGAGATCCTGAACTACGGCGCTCTCACCCTGGTGCCAGAGCGCTTCGAAGCCATCTGGTTCGACGAACCGGTGCGGCTCACGCACCTGGAGTTCGAATTGCTCCACTGCCTGCTCCAGCGCCACGGCCAAACCGTGGCTCCCTCGCTGATTCTCAAAGAGGTGTGGGGCTACGAGCCCGACGACGACATCGAGACAATCCGCGTCCATATCCGCCACCTGCGCACCAAACTCGAACCCGATCCCCGCAAGCCCAGGTTCATCAAAACGGTGTACGGAGCTGGCTATTGCCTCGAGCTACCCAGCGGTGCCCATGAGGCGGAACTAGCCCAACTGGTGCACACCGCGCGGGAAAATCGCCGCACTGCCGCTTAA
- a CDS encoding cation-translocating P-type ATPase, translating into MKCGGCVRAVEQRLLAQPGVHQASVSLLNRTAWVGLDPALPATAEADPADGLIQALAAMGYAAHRRDDQSANTPADRLKQHTWWQQWRQLMVALLLVLVSAAGHLAEMGQLPLPWLAEIRVHALVATLALALPGRPILVRGLRSALAGAPGMDTLVGLGMGSAYAASLVALIWPSVGWQCFFNEPVMLLGFVLLGRFLEERARFRTGRALQELARLQPDEALLLVGEGAEAITRPVRVGALRPGDRLRLLPGDRVPVDSCVLKGGSSLDVSSLTGEPLPIEVAAGAELAAGSLNLQAPLVLQVLRPGSESAVARIIALVEQAQSRKGPIQGLTDRVAGRFSVAVILLALATLLFWWLWGAELWPQVLAAAPSSHAHGGHQSLGTGAETPFVLGLQLSIAVLVVACPCALGLATPAAITVGTGRAAKAGILFRGGDVVEAAAGLKGVMFDKTGTLSIGRPSLTAISVAEPTLGQNVLVQWAASLEADTRHPLAHALLQRAQELELPLLPVHGCRTVAGAGLEGELEGVGACRLGRPRWLESNGVVLPPLQHAWLQEQESSGATVVGLAVHDQAGARLLGLLAINDQLRPDAAVALQQLQAMGLHLAVLSGDREGPVQRLGRELGLRPDQLAWELLPQQKLERLQQARHAGAVAMVGDGINDAPALAAADLGIAVGTGTQIAMDTADLVVLGDQLTAIPQALRLARRTMAKVRQNLAWAFGYNLLVLPLAAGVLLPGFGVLLSPPLAALLMALSSITVVVNALLLGRDD; encoded by the coding sequence ATGAAGTGCGGCGGTTGCGTGCGGGCTGTGGAGCAGCGTCTGCTGGCGCAGCCCGGCGTGCACCAGGCCAGCGTGAGCCTGCTCAATCGCACCGCCTGGGTGGGTCTCGATCCGGCTCTGCCCGCCACCGCTGAAGCCGATCCGGCCGATGGGTTGATCCAAGCTCTCGCTGCCATGGGCTACGCCGCCCATCGCCGCGACGATCAGAGCGCCAATACGCCGGCTGATCGCCTGAAGCAACACACCTGGTGGCAGCAGTGGCGCCAGTTGATGGTGGCCTTGCTGTTGGTGCTGGTGTCGGCAGCTGGGCATCTGGCGGAGATGGGCCAGCTGCCGCTGCCGTGGTTGGCGGAGATCCGCGTGCATGCCCTGGTGGCCACCCTGGCCCTGGCTTTGCCGGGCCGGCCCATCCTGGTGCGTGGCTTGCGCTCTGCCCTCGCGGGCGCCCCTGGGATGGACACCCTGGTTGGCCTTGGCATGGGCAGCGCCTACGCCGCCAGTCTTGTGGCGCTGATTTGGCCCTCTGTGGGCTGGCAGTGCTTCTTCAACGAGCCGGTGATGTTGCTGGGTTTCGTGCTGCTGGGCCGGTTCTTGGAGGAGCGGGCCCGGTTCCGGACCGGCCGTGCTCTTCAGGAACTCGCCCGCCTCCAGCCCGATGAAGCCCTGCTGCTGGTGGGTGAAGGGGCCGAAGCCATCACCCGGCCTGTGCGGGTGGGGGCGTTGCGTCCCGGCGATCGGCTGCGGTTGCTGCCCGGCGATCGGGTGCCGGTGGACAGTTGCGTGCTGAAGGGTGGTTCCAGCCTGGATGTCTCCAGCCTGACGGGTGAGCCACTGCCGATTGAGGTGGCGGCCGGAGCGGAACTGGCCGCCGGCAGCCTCAATCTTCAGGCCCCGCTGGTGCTGCAGGTGTTGCGGCCCGGTAGCGAGAGCGCGGTGGCGCGGATCATCGCGTTGGTGGAGCAGGCTCAATCGCGCAAGGGGCCGATCCAGGGCCTCACCGATCGGGTGGCGGGGCGGTTCAGCGTGGCCGTGATCCTGCTGGCGCTGGCCACGCTGTTGTTCTGGTGGCTTTGGGGTGCCGAGCTCTGGCCGCAGGTGCTGGCCGCGGCCCCCTCATCCCATGCCCATGGCGGCCATCAGAGCCTGGGCACGGGTGCGGAAACTCCCTTTGTGTTGGGCCTGCAGCTGAGCATTGCCGTGCTTGTGGTGGCCTGCCCCTGTGCCCTCGGGCTTGCCACACCGGCAGCCATCACGGTGGGCACAGGCCGTGCGGCTAAAGCCGGCATCTTGTTCCGAGGTGGCGATGTCGTCGAAGCGGCAGCAGGTCTGAAGGGCGTGATGTTTGATAAAACCGGCACCCTCAGCATCGGTCGCCCCAGCCTTACGGCCATCAGCGTGGCTGAGCCAACGCTTGGCCAAAACGTTCTGGTGCAGTGGGCCGCCAGCCTTGAGGCCGATACTCGCCATCCGCTGGCTCACGCACTGCTGCAGCGCGCTCAGGAACTGGAGCTGCCGCTGCTGCCGGTGCACGGCTGCCGCACCGTTGCTGGTGCCGGTCTGGAGGGAGAGTTGGAGGGTGTCGGGGCCTGTCGCCTGGGCCGCCCCCGTTGGCTTGAATCCAATGGGGTTGTGTTGCCGCCCCTGCAGCACGCCTGGTTGCAGGAGCAGGAGTCCAGCGGCGCCACGGTGGTGGGTCTGGCGGTTCACGACCAGGCAGGGGCGCGTCTGCTCGGTCTGCTTGCTATCAACGACCAGCTCAGACCCGATGCAGCAGTTGCTCTCCAGCAGCTGCAGGCGATGGGGCTGCACCTGGCCGTGCTGAGCGGTGATCGGGAAGGCCCGGTGCAGCGCCTCGGCCGGGAGCTGGGGCTGCGCCCTGATCAATTGGCCTGGGAGCTCTTGCCCCAGCAGAAACTGGAGCGTCTACAGCAGGCCCGCCACGCCGGTGCCGTAGCGATGGTGGGGGATGGCATTAATGATGCCCCGGCCCTGGCGGCGGCGGATCTGGGCATTGCGGTGGGCACTGGCACCCAGATCGCGATGGACACGGCTGATCTGGTGGTGCTGGGCGACCAGCTCACCGCGATCCCTCAAGCCCTGCGGCTGGCCCGCCGCACCATGGCCAAGGTGCGCCAGAACCTGGCCTGGGCCTTCGGCTACAACCTTCTGGTGCTGCCCCTTGCCGCCGGCGTTCTGCTGCCAGGCTTCGGTGTGTTGCTCTCGCCTCCCCTGGCAGCGCTGTTGATGGCCCTGAGTTCGATCACTGTGGTGGTGAATGCCCTGCTGCTGGGGCGTGATGACTGA
- the radA gene encoding DNA repair protein RadA encodes MARATSLYVCQSCGAQTRQFFGRCSSCGNWNTLVEQRAAPTDTRRRRPVAAATEAEIPAAPRRSEPIASVGDRPLQRLCSGYSELDRVLGGGLVPGSLVLLGGDPGIGKSTLLLQSAQAMAARHSLLYVSAEESAQQVKLRWRRLAEQQGELPALVEAESAGCGLQLLAETDLELVLQELEALRPAVAVIDSIQALHDAELNSAPGSVTQVRECAAALARIAKRQNTALLLVGHVTKEGMLAGPKVLEHLVDAVLTFEGDRFASHRLLRAVKNRFGATHELGVFEMRGQGLAEVLNPSELFLGGDEPSAGTATIVACEGTRPLVVELQALVSTTSYASPRRTATGIGTNRLHQILAVLEKHLGLPLSRFDCYLAVAGGLEVEEPAADLGVAAAVVASYRDLTLPPGTVLIGELGLGGQLRPVAQLEQRLQEAVRLGFRRAVVPKGSGLGRLAAGLDLQLLEAGGVAEALVAALGVNPADDRA; translated from the coding sequence TTGGCGCGCGCCACCAGCCTTTACGTCTGCCAGAGCTGCGGAGCCCAGACCCGCCAGTTCTTTGGTCGCTGCAGCAGCTGCGGCAACTGGAACACGCTGGTGGAGCAACGTGCTGCCCCCACCGATACCCGCCGCCGCCGGCCGGTGGCGGCGGCCACCGAGGCCGAAATCCCTGCCGCACCGCGGCGCTCCGAGCCCATCGCCAGCGTGGGCGATCGGCCGCTCCAGCGGCTGTGCAGTGGCTACAGCGAGCTCGATCGCGTGCTGGGCGGTGGTCTGGTGCCTGGCTCGCTGGTGCTGTTGGGCGGTGATCCCGGCATCGGGAAGAGCACCCTGTTGCTGCAGAGCGCCCAGGCCATGGCGGCGCGCCACTCCCTCCTGTATGTGAGCGCTGAGGAATCGGCACAGCAGGTGAAGCTGCGCTGGCGGCGGCTGGCGGAGCAGCAAGGCGAGTTGCCGGCGCTGGTTGAAGCAGAAAGCGCGGGCTGCGGCCTGCAATTGCTGGCAGAAACCGATCTGGAGCTGGTGTTGCAGGAGCTGGAGGCCTTGCGGCCGGCGGTGGCCGTGATCGACAGCATCCAGGCTCTGCACGACGCTGAACTCAACAGCGCACCGGGTTCAGTGACGCAGGTGCGCGAGTGCGCCGCCGCGTTGGCCCGCATTGCCAAGCGGCAGAACACAGCCCTGTTGCTGGTGGGGCACGTGACCAAGGAGGGCATGCTCGCGGGGCCCAAGGTGCTTGAGCACCTGGTCGATGCGGTGCTCACCTTTGAAGGGGATCGCTTCGCTAGCCACCGTTTGCTGCGGGCGGTGAAAAACCGCTTCGGCGCTACCCATGAGCTGGGAGTGTTCGAGATGCGGGGCCAGGGTTTGGCTGAGGTGCTCAACCCCAGTGAGTTGTTTCTGGGGGGCGATGAGCCCTCCGCCGGCACCGCCACGATCGTGGCCTGTGAAGGCACGAGGCCCCTGGTGGTGGAGCTGCAGGCCCTGGTGAGCACTACCAGCTATGCCAGCCCGAGGCGCACCGCCACCGGGATCGGCACCAACCGTTTGCATCAGATCCTGGCGGTGCTGGAGAAGCACCTGGGCCTGCCCCTCTCCCGTTTCGATTGCTACCTCGCCGTAGCGGGAGGGTTGGAGGTGGAGGAACCGGCGGCTGATCTGGGGGTGGCGGCGGCGGTGGTGGCCAGCTATCGCGATCTCACCCTGCCGCCAGGCACGGTGCTGATTGGTGAGCTGGGGCTTGGTGGTCAGTTACGGCCCGTCGCTCAGTTGGAACAGCGCCTGCAGGAGGCTGTGCGGCTTGGATTCCGCCGGGCTGTTGTGCCCAAGGGCAGTGGGCTGGGCCGCCTGGCTGCAGGTCTCGACTTGCAGCTCCTCGAGGCCGGTGGTGTGGCCGAAGCTCTGGTGGCAGCGCTTGGGGTGAATCCTGCCGACGACCGGGCCTGA
- the psbD gene encoding photosystem II D2 protein (photosystem q(a) protein), whose amino-acid sequence MTIAVGRAPQRGWFDVLDDWLKRDRFVFVGWSGLLLFPTAYLALGGWLTGTTFVTSWYTHGIASSYLEGCNFLTAAVSSPADAMGHSLLLLWGPEAQGDFVRWCQLGGLWTFVALHGAFSLIGFMLRQFEIARLVGIRPYNAIAFSGPIAVFVSVFLMYPLGQSSWFFAPSFGVAAIFRFLLFLQGFHNWTLNPFHMMGVAGILGGALLCAIHGATVENTLFEDGEQANTFKAFEPTQEEETYSMVTANRFWSQIFGIAFSNKRWLHFFMLFVPVMGLWTSSIGIIGLALNLRAYDFVSQEIRAAEDPEFETFYTKNILLNEGLRAWMAPADQPHENFVFPEEVLPRGNAL is encoded by the coding sequence ATGACGATCGCTGTAGGGCGCGCGCCGCAGCGGGGATGGTTTGACGTCCTCGATGACTGGCTCAAGCGCGACCGCTTCGTTTTTGTCGGGTGGTCGGGTCTGCTCCTGTTCCCCACCGCCTACCTGGCGCTGGGTGGCTGGCTGACCGGCACCACCTTTGTCACCTCCTGGTACACCCACGGCATTGCCAGCTCCTATCTGGAGGGCTGCAACTTTCTCACCGCTGCGGTGAGCAGCCCGGCTGATGCCATGGGCCATTCCCTTCTCTTGCTCTGGGGCCCTGAAGCCCAGGGCGACTTCGTGCGCTGGTGCCAGCTCGGCGGTCTGTGGACCTTCGTGGCCCTGCACGGCGCCTTCTCCCTGATCGGCTTCATGCTGCGTCAGTTCGAGATCGCCCGCCTGGTGGGCATCCGCCCCTACAACGCCATCGCCTTCTCCGGCCCGATTGCGGTGTTCGTCAGTGTTTTCCTGATGTACCCCCTCGGCCAGAGCAGCTGGTTCTTTGCACCCAGCTTTGGCGTGGCCGCCATCTTCCGCTTCCTGCTCTTCCTGCAGGGCTTCCACAACTGGACGCTGAACCCCTTCCACATGATGGGCGTGGCCGGCATCCTCGGTGGCGCTCTGCTGTGTGCCATCCACGGCGCCACGGTGGAGAACACCCTGTTTGAAGACGGTGAGCAGGCCAACACCTTCAAGGCGTTTGAGCCCACGCAGGAAGAAGAGACCTATTCGATGGTCACCGCCAACCGCTTCTGGAGCCAGATCTTCGGGATCGCGTTCTCCAACAAGCGTTGGCTGCACTTCTTCATGCTGTTTGTGCCGGTGATGGGTCTGTGGACCAGCAGCATCGGCATCATCGGCCTGGCCCTCAACCTGCGTGCCTACGACTTCGTGTCGCAGGAAATCCGCGCTGCTGAGGATCCTGAATTCGAGACCTTCTACACGAAGAACATTCTTCTGAACGAAGGTCTGCGTGCCTGGATGGCACCGGCTGACCAGCCGCACGAAAACTTCGTCTTCCCTGAAGAGGTTCTGCCCCGCGGCAACGCTCTTTGA